Proteins encoded by one window of Halomonas chromatireducens:
- a CDS encoding DMT family transporter — protein MAFVYLALAIVAEVVATSALKATEGFTRLWPSLIVVVGYVLAFYMLSLVLRTIPVGVAYAIWAGMGIVLVALVGALVFGQRPDLPAMLGITLIIAGVVVIQLFSRVSVH, from the coding sequence ATGGCGTTCGTCTATCTGGCCCTGGCTATCGTGGCCGAAGTGGTCGCTACCAGCGCGCTCAAGGCCACCGAGGGCTTTACCCGGCTCTGGCCCAGCCTGATAGTGGTAGTCGGTTACGTGCTGGCCTTCTACATGCTGTCGCTGGTGCTGCGTACCATCCCTGTCGGTGTCGCCTACGCGATATGGGCCGGCATGGGGATCGTACTGGTGGCACTCGTCGGTGCGCTGGTGTTCGGCCAGCGGCCTGACCTGCCGGCCATGCTGGGGATTACGCTGATCATCGCGGGGGTCGTGGTGATCCAGCTGTTTTCCCGGGTATCCGTACACTGA
- the dacB gene encoding D-alanyl-D-alanine carboxypeptidase/D-alanyl-D-alanine-endopeptidase, which translates to MSRWLVLPLGLLLGLLLPLGAAGAGFPELERMVERGFLVSAEAKLLDTGEVLGAIDPQRQLSPASVTKAYLAAAALDRWGPQHRFTTRLASDAELNGSGVVAGDLILEGGGDPALTTEDLWRLAQRLHQRGVREVEGRLVVSQWRFGPVECITTDRCQARTRTANAYSALLSSAGVNYGSWCVSVAPGAAAGQPAQITSCDSQTTIVGIDNQVETQPPNSGTELNAERVTRDDGDVMVLRGQISLNASPREVYRASSDPAQQTARTMTAMLEQAGIAVRQGYTTSVEEPPAAARTLAAVDGKPLQELLLRTMNYSNNFMADVLALNLVDTPRSSLLQAGDAIEHYVAGMPDHGPLIMLSGSGLTTENRTSAHGSNILLESMFHRTALFPSFVASFQSPANGVSRFIQRGSSTFQNHVMLKTGTLNQPIAVRSVSGYFRTLSGRWGVFTVLVNGTATTPWLNWAQVLDPLAEDLERMIEAH; encoded by the coding sequence ATGTCGCGTTGGCTTGTCCTGCCGTTGGGTTTGCTGTTGGGGTTGTTGTTGCCACTGGGTGCGGCGGGTGCCGGCTTTCCGGAACTGGAGCGCATGGTCGAGAGAGGCTTTCTGGTCAGTGCCGAGGCCAAGCTGCTCGACACCGGCGAAGTGCTCGGTGCCATCGATCCCCAGCGCCAGCTTTCGCCCGCCTCGGTGACCAAGGCCTACCTGGCGGCTGCGGCACTGGATCGTTGGGGGCCCCAGCACCGCTTCACAACCCGGCTGGCAAGCGATGCCGAGCTCAACGGCTCCGGTGTCGTGGCCGGCGACCTGATCCTCGAGGGAGGCGGCGACCCGGCGCTGACCACCGAGGACCTGTGGCGCCTGGCGCAGCGTCTCCATCAGCGTGGCGTACGCGAGGTGGAAGGGCGCCTGGTGGTCAGCCAGTGGCGCTTCGGCCCCGTGGAGTGCATCACCACCGATCGCTGCCAGGCCCGTACGCGCACGGCCAACGCCTACAGTGCGCTGCTCTCGTCGGCGGGGGTCAACTACGGCAGCTGGTGCGTCAGCGTGGCCCCCGGGGCGGCAGCCGGCCAGCCGGCGCAGATCACCAGCTGTGACAGCCAGACCACCATCGTCGGCATCGATAACCAGGTCGAGACCCAGCCCCCCAACAGCGGCACCGAGCTCAATGCAGAACGGGTCACTCGTGATGACGGCGATGTCATGGTGCTGCGTGGCCAGATATCGCTTAACGCCTCGCCACGCGAGGTCTACCGGGCCAGCAGCGACCCGGCACAGCAGACGGCGCGGACCATGACGGCCATGCTCGAGCAGGCAGGGATCGCGGTGCGCCAGGGCTATACCACCAGCGTGGAGGAGCCCCCCGCCGCAGCCCGCACCCTGGCGGCAGTGGATGGCAAGCCGCTGCAGGAGCTGTTGCTGCGAACCATGAACTACTCCAACAACTTCATGGCCGATGTGCTGGCGCTCAACCTGGTCGACACGCCGCGCAGCAGTCTGCTGCAGGCCGGCGACGCCATCGAGCACTACGTGGCGGGGATGCCCGACCATGGACCCTTGATCATGCTGAGCGGCAGCGGGCTGACCACCGAGAATCGCACCTCGGCCCATGGCTCCAACATCCTGCTGGAGAGCATGTTTCACCGCACGGCGCTGTTCCCTAGCTTCGTTGCCAGCTTCCAGTCGCCGGCCAACGGTGTGTCGCGCTTCATCCAGCGGGGCTCGTCCACCTTCCAGAACCACGTCATGCTCAAGACCGGGACCCTCAACCAGCCCATTGCCGTGCGCTCCGTGAGCGGCTACTTCCGAACCCTCTCCGGGCGTTGGGGGGTCTTCACCGTACTGGTCAACGGGACCGCGACGACGCCGTGGCTCAACTGGGCCCAGGTGCTCGACCCCCTGGCCGAGGATCTGGAGCGCATGATCGAGGCCCACTGA
- a CDS encoding diacylglycerol kinase — protein sequence MKRGHTGWRHLIDSTGYSLKGLELAFRHEAAFRQELALCVILLPLAWGIGEGPVEWILLLGSCLLVLIVELLNSAIESVVDRIGTEHHELSGRAKDISSAAVMLSLLLAGLAWGLLTWQKFLS from the coding sequence ATGAAGCGTGGACACACCGGCTGGCGCCATCTGATCGACTCCACCGGCTATTCGCTCAAGGGGCTTGAGCTCGCCTTCCGCCATGAAGCGGCTTTTCGCCAGGAGCTGGCCCTTTGCGTGATCCTGCTGCCGCTGGCCTGGGGGATCGGCGAGGGGCCGGTGGAGTGGATTCTGCTGCTGGGCAGCTGCCTGCTGGTGTTGATTGTCGAGCTGCTCAACAGCGCCATCGAGAGCGTGGTGGACCGTATCGGCACCGAGCACCATGAACTCTCGGGGCGGGCCAAGGACATCAGCTCGGCGGCGGTGATGCTGTCACTGCTGCTGGCAGGCCTGGCCTGGGGCCTGCTGACTTGGCAGAAATTCCTGAGCTGA